From the genome of Solidesulfovibrio carbinolicus, one region includes:
- the ldhH gene encoding L-lactate dehydrogenase (quinone) large subunit LdhH, whose product MQDATTLKDYRKQLREALDNDFQRQALDKFAVAYRTSRANAFADIDAPELIAEIAAAKDASIDHLEELFEEFKRHAEAAGTKVHLAATAHEANEIIARIAKENDVKSIVKSKSMTAEETHLNHLLEAEGFEVTETDLGEWIIQLRHEGPSHMVMPAIHLSRYQVADLFSEVTHKQQDVDIQKLVKVARRELRPKFCQADMGISGANFCIAATGSIGLITNEGNARLATTLPRVHVALAGIDKLVPTLHDALRIIRCLPKNATGQAITSYVTWITGAVPCETAKGGTKVKHVVFVDNGRLAMARDPEFKQVLRCIRCGACANVCPIYRVVGGHKYGHVYIGAIGLVATYFFHGREKAKNLVQNCLNCGACKAVCAAGIDLPTLIKEVHARIQDEEGHPLYSTAVGQVLKNRTLFHTMLKSARLLQKPVTGGTPYLRHLPMFLFKDQDFRALPAVADEAFRDKWERIKPRVANAKLKVALFSGCVQDFVYPEQMEAAVAVIASKPGVAMEYPMGQSCCGLPLQMMGEKQAGRELAAHNMNAIDAQDFDYIVTMCASCASYLKHGYKRLFADDPAMAYKAAQFAHRVIDFSSFVRDVLGITDESFTGPSKKVTYHAPCHLCRGLGVTEAPRALLGEAGLEYVPATEEDVCCGFGGTFSVKFPELSRELLGKKLANLKATGAAAMATDCPGCIMQIRGGFEAEKTPFEVRHVAEYLAERLKRK is encoded by the coding sequence ATGCAAGACGCCACCACGCTCAAAGACTACCGCAAGCAACTGCGCGAAGCCCTGGATAACGATTTCCAGCGCCAGGCCCTGGACAAGTTCGCCGTGGCCTACCGCACTTCCCGGGCCAACGCCTTTGCCGACATCGACGCCCCGGAGCTGATCGCCGAGATCGCTGCGGCCAAGGACGCCTCCATCGACCACCTGGAAGAACTCTTCGAAGAGTTCAAACGCCACGCCGAGGCCGCCGGCACCAAGGTCCACCTGGCCGCCACCGCCCACGAGGCCAACGAGATCATTGCCCGCATCGCCAAGGAAAACGACGTCAAGTCCATCGTCAAATCCAAGTCCATGACCGCCGAGGAAACCCACCTCAACCATCTCCTGGAAGCCGAGGGGTTCGAGGTCACGGAAACCGACCTGGGCGAATGGATCATCCAGCTGCGCCATGAAGGGCCTTCCCACATGGTCATGCCGGCCATTCACCTCTCGCGCTATCAGGTGGCTGACCTCTTTTCCGAGGTGACCCACAAGCAGCAGGACGTGGACATCCAAAAGCTCGTCAAGGTGGCCCGCCGGGAGCTGCGCCCGAAATTCTGCCAGGCCGACATGGGCATCTCCGGGGCCAACTTCTGCATCGCCGCCACCGGCTCCATCGGGCTTATCACCAACGAAGGCAACGCGCGCCTGGCCACCACCCTGCCCCGGGTCCATGTGGCCCTGGCCGGCATCGACAAGCTCGTGCCCACGCTGCACGACGCCCTGCGCATCATCCGCTGCCTGCCCAAAAACGCCACCGGCCAGGCCATCACCTCCTACGTGACCTGGATCACCGGGGCCGTGCCCTGCGAGACGGCCAAGGGCGGGACCAAGGTCAAGCATGTGGTCTTCGTGGACAACGGCCGTCTGGCCATGGCCCGGGACCCGGAATTCAAGCAGGTGCTGCGCTGCATCCGCTGCGGCGCCTGCGCCAACGTCTGCCCCATCTACCGGGTGGTGGGCGGCCACAAATACGGCCACGTCTACATCGGGGCCATCGGGCTGGTCGCCACCTACTTCTTCCACGGCCGGGAGAAAGCCAAAAACCTGGTCCAAAACTGCCTCAACTGCGGAGCCTGCAAGGCCGTGTGCGCCGCCGGCATCGACCTGCCGACCCTGATCAAGGAAGTCCACGCCCGCATCCAGGACGAGGAAGGGCATCCGCTGTATTCCACGGCCGTGGGTCAGGTGCTCAAAAACCGAACGCTCTTCCACACCATGCTCAAGTCCGCCCGGCTGCTGCAAAAGCCGGTCACCGGCGGCACGCCGTATCTGCGCCATCTGCCCATGTTCCTGTTCAAGGACCAGGACTTCCGCGCCCTGCCGGCCGTGGCCGACGAGGCGTTTCGGGACAAATGGGAGCGCATCAAGCCCCGGGTGGCCAACGCCAAGCTCAAGGTGGCGCTGTTCTCGGGCTGCGTGCAGGATTTCGTCTATCCCGAGCAGATGGAAGCGGCCGTGGCGGTCATCGCCTCCAAGCCGGGCGTGGCCATGGAGTATCCCATGGGCCAGTCCTGCTGCGGCTTGCCGCTGCAGATGATGGGCGAAAAGCAGGCCGGCCGGGAGCTTGCCGCCCACAACATGAACGCCATCGACGCCCAGGACTTCGACTACATCGTGACGATGTGCGCCTCCTGCGCCTCCTACCTCAAGCACGGCTACAAGCGCCTTTTCGCCGACGATCCGGCAATGGCCTACAAGGCCGCCCAGTTCGCCCACCGGGTCATCGACTTCAGCTCCTTTGTCCGCGACGTGCTGGGCATCACCGACGAGTCCTTCACCGGGCCGAGCAAGAAGGTGACCTACCATGCCCCCTGCCACCTGTGCCGGGGCCTGGGCGTCACCGAAGCGCCGCGCGCGCTTCTCGGCGAAGCCGGGCTGGAATACGTGCCGGCCACCGAGGAAGACGTGTGCTGCGGCTTTGGCGGCACCTTCTCGGTGAAGTTCCCGGAACTGTCGCGGGAACTGCTCGGCAAGAAGCTCGCCAATTTGAAGGCCACCGGCGCGGCCGCCATGGCCACGGATTGCCCGGGCTGCATTATGCAGATTCGCGGCGGCTTCGAGGCGGAAAAGACGCCCTTCGAAGTGCGCCACGTGGCCGAGTACCTGGCCGAGCGCCTCAAGCGCAAATAG
- the rpoZ gene encoding DNA-directed RNA polymerase subunit omega, with translation MARITVEDCLEKINNRFLIVQMAIKRVHQYREGYDPLVECKNKEVVTALREIAAGEVMPADSIEEAGVFLPETK, from the coding sequence ATGGCGCGCATTACCGTCGAAGATTGCCTGGAAAAGATCAACAACCGTTTCCTCATCGTCCAGATGGCCATCAAGCGGGTGCATCAGTACCGCGAAGGCTACGATCCGCTGGTGGAGTGCAAGAACAAGGAAGTCGTCACCGCCCTGCGCGAAATCGCCGCCGGCGAGGTGATGCCGGCCGATTCCATTGAGGAAGCCGGCGTGTTTCTTCCTGAAACCAAATAG
- a CDS encoding L-lactate permease, with protein MSWVQQYQPLGSYGLSALVAGIPLYMLFYMLAVKRMAGHKAAFAATLTAVILAIVAWGMPVGLAVDATLYGAAFGLFPIVWIVVTAIWVYNMTVESGEFNIIKNSLAQITDDRRLQAIFIAFAFGSFIEGTAGFGTPVAITAAMLVGLGFNPLYAAGICLIANTAPVAFGAIGIPIVVAAKVTDLDMMKISAICGRQLPFLSIIVPLWLSVTMCGFKRTMEVLPAVIIAGVCFAGSQFLVSNYVGPYLPDIISAIVTILGLGLFLKVWKPKQTWHFPDEAPAAQRTVEAQFSGGEIFRAWLPYIILAIMVFFWGIDSFKAILDKIFIMKFEWPGLHNLVVKTAPIVAKDAPYPAVFNVNLLSTPGTAILFAGLLSIIFMPGYGFGKGIACLFRTIKQLKWPICTIAMILGLAYIMNYSGMSSSMGLAFTATGALFPFFSPILGWLGVFLTGSDTSSNALFGSLQKTTAQQIGVDPHLTVAANSSGGVTGKMISPQSISVATAASNMVGKEGDIFRFTLPHSLAMLAVVAVLTLLQAYALKWMLP; from the coding sequence ATGTCGTGGGTCCAACAGTACCAACCGCTCGGAAGCTACGGGCTTTCCGCACTCGTGGCAGGCATTCCCCTGTACATGCTGTTTTACATGCTGGCGGTCAAACGCATGGCCGGCCACAAAGCGGCTTTTGCCGCCACGCTCACCGCCGTCATCCTGGCCATCGTGGCCTGGGGAATGCCGGTGGGCCTGGCTGTTGACGCCACCCTCTACGGCGCCGCCTTCGGCCTGTTCCCCATCGTCTGGATCGTTGTCACCGCCATCTGGGTGTACAACATGACCGTCGAGTCCGGGGAATTCAACATCATCAAGAACTCCCTGGCCCAGATCACCGATGACCGCCGGCTCCAGGCCATCTTCATCGCCTTTGCCTTCGGTTCGTTTATCGAAGGCACCGCCGGTTTCGGCACCCCGGTGGCCATCACCGCCGCCATGCTGGTGGGCCTTGGGTTTAACCCGCTGTACGCCGCCGGCATCTGCCTCATCGCCAACACCGCCCCGGTCGCCTTCGGCGCCATCGGCATCCCCATCGTGGTCGCGGCCAAGGTCACCGACCTCGACATGATGAAAATCAGCGCCATCTGCGGCCGCCAGCTGCCCTTCCTGTCCATCATCGTGCCGCTGTGGCTGTCCGTCACCATGTGCGGTTTCAAGCGCACCATGGAAGTCCTGCCCGCCGTCATCATCGCCGGCGTGTGCTTCGCCGGTTCCCAGTTCCTGGTCTCCAACTACGTCGGCCCCTACCTGCCCGACATCATTTCCGCCATTGTGACCATCCTCGGTCTGGGGCTGTTCCTCAAAGTCTGGAAGCCCAAGCAGACCTGGCACTTCCCGGATGAAGCTCCGGCCGCCCAGCGCACCGTCGAGGCCCAGTTCTCCGGTGGCGAGATCTTCCGCGCCTGGCTGCCCTACATCATCCTGGCCATCATGGTCTTTTTCTGGGGCATCGATTCCTTCAAGGCCATCCTGGACAAGATCTTCATCATGAAGTTCGAGTGGCCGGGCCTGCATAATCTGGTCGTCAAAACCGCTCCCATCGTGGCCAAGGACGCGCCCTACCCGGCCGTGTTCAACGTCAATCTGCTGTCCACTCCGGGTACGGCCATCCTGTTCGCCGGCCTGCTCTCCATCATTTTCATGCCGGGCTACGGCTTCGGCAAGGGCATTGCCTGCCTTTTCCGCACCATCAAGCAGCTCAAGTGGCCCATCTGCACCATCGCCATGATCCTGGGTCTGGCCTACATCATGAACTACTCGGGCATGAGCTCCTCCATGGGCCTGGCCTTCACCGCCACGGGCGCGCTGTTCCCGTTCTTCTCGCCGATCCTCGGCTGGCTGGGCGTGTTCCTGACCGGTTCGGACACCTCCTCCAACGCCCTGTTTGGTTCGCTGCAGAAGACCACCGCCCAGCAGATCGGCGTCGATCCGCACCTGACGGTTGCCGCCAACTCCTCCGGCGGCGTCACCGGCAAGATGATCTCGCCCCAGTCCATCTCGGTGGCCACTGCGGCCTCCAACATGGTGGGCAAGGAAGGCGACATCTTCCGCTTCACCCTGCCCCACTCACTGGCCATGCTCGCTGTCGTCGCCGTGCTGACCCTGCTCCAGGCCTATGCCCTCAAGTGGATGCTGCCCTAA
- a CDS encoding tetratricopeptide repeat protein yields the protein MGKRVRCAVMALALILALPGAAVAGPTDDYRQGITAANKGDMDTAIAAFTRIIDSGAGGDVKNLASAFNLRGMCQEAKSDLQKALADYSKAIELDAKMAEALGNRAMLYMKLGDEAKAKEDATAAKRIDRKVKVPEFQ from the coding sequence ATGGGCAAACGCGTGCGTTGCGCCGTCATGGCGCTGGCTTTGATCCTGGCTTTGCCCGGCGCTGCCGTGGCCGGCCCCACTGACGACTACCGCCAGGGCATTACGGCCGCCAACAAAGGCGATATGGACACGGCCATCGCCGCCTTCACCCGCATCATCGATTCCGGCGCCGGCGGCGACGTGAAAAACCTGGCCAGCGCCTTCAACCTGCGCGGCATGTGCCAGGAAGCTAAAAGCGACCTGCAAAAGGCCCTGGCCGACTACTCCAAGGCCATTGAGCTCGACGCCAAGATGGCCGAGGCCCTGGGCAACCGGGCCATGCTCTACATGAAGCTCGGCGACGAGGCCAAGGCCAAGGAAGACGCCACGGCCGCCAAGCGCATTGACCGCAAGGTCAAAGTGCCGGAGTTCCAGTAG
- the moaC gene encoding cyclic pyranopterin monophosphate synthase MoaC, whose translation MSDSFTHLDADGAARMVDVGGKTKTRRLAVAACEVHLSPATMALLATAALPKGDALNTAKIAGIMAAKRTADLIPLCHPLPLAHADVRFDVDQAAAVVRVEAEASTVAETGVEMEALTAAMVAALTIYDMCKAVQKDIVVSQAKLLFKSGGKSGTFVSPDWPAGRPYPAS comes from the coding sequence ATGAGCGATAGTTTTACTCATCTCGACGCCGACGGCGCGGCCCGCATGGTGGATGTCGGCGGCAAGACCAAGACCCGCCGGCTGGCCGTGGCTGCCTGCGAAGTGCATTTGTCCCCGGCCACCATGGCGCTTTTGGCCACGGCCGCCCTGCCCAAGGGCGACGCCCTCAACACCGCCAAGATCGCCGGCATCATGGCCGCCAAGCGCACCGCCGACCTCATCCCGTTGTGCCATCCGCTGCCCCTGGCCCATGCCGACGTCCGGTTCGACGTGGATCAGGCCGCCGCCGTGGTGCGCGTGGAGGCCGAAGCCTCCACCGTGGCCGAAACCGGCGTGGAGATGGAGGCGCTGACCGCCGCCATGGTCGCGGCGCTGACCATCTACGACATGTGCAAGGCCGTGCAGAAAGACATCGTCGTGAGCCAGGCCAAGCTCCTGTTCAAGTCCGGCGGCAAGTCCGGGACCTTTGTTTCCCCCGACTGGCCGGCCGGCCGGCCTTACCCGGCGTCCTAG
- the dnaJ gene encoding molecular chaperone DnaJ, translating to MPRDYYEVLGVARDADDETIKKAYRQQAFQFHPDRNPDDPEAESKFKEAAEAYEVLRNPENRARYDRFGHEGLGGNGFGGFGTTDDVFSAFSDIFGEFFGFSGRASRGPRPQAGNDLRYDLNVSFRDAARGTEVTLKIPKNVQCHVCNGSGAEPGTSAETCRHCGGSGQVVQSQGFFRIAVSCPSCRGEGRVIATPCKECRGRGITRQTRELKVRVPAGVDDGSRLRLRGEGDPGLHGGPPGDLYVILHVEVDKVFERQGQDLVYRQEITFVQAALGHKIEVPTLDGDETMEIPKGTQSGEVFSLRGLGLPIPGSTRKGDLLVHVTVVTPRGLTKKQEELLREFEELDEQKPMKKVKSFFRKAKEAMGN from the coding sequence ATGCCCCGGGATTATTACGAAGTGCTGGGCGTCGCCCGCGACGCCGACGACGAGACCATCAAGAAGGCCTACCGCCAGCAGGCTTTCCAGTTCCACCCCGACCGCAACCCTGATGATCCTGAAGCCGAATCCAAGTTCAAGGAAGCGGCCGAGGCCTACGAGGTGTTGCGCAACCCTGAAAACCGGGCGCGCTACGACCGCTTCGGCCACGAGGGCCTGGGCGGCAACGGGTTCGGCGGTTTCGGCACCACCGACGACGTCTTCAGCGCCTTTTCCGATATTTTCGGGGAATTTTTCGGGTTCAGCGGCCGCGCCTCGCGTGGGCCGCGCCCCCAGGCCGGCAACGACCTGCGCTATGACTTGAACGTCTCCTTCCGCGACGCGGCCAGGGGGACGGAAGTCACGCTCAAGATCCCCAAAAATGTCCAGTGCCACGTCTGCAACGGTTCCGGGGCCGAACCCGGCACCTCGGCCGAAACCTGCCGGCACTGCGGCGGCTCGGGCCAGGTGGTTCAGAGCCAGGGCTTTTTCCGCATCGCCGTCAGCTGTCCGTCCTGCCGGGGCGAAGGGCGCGTCATTGCCACGCCCTGCAAGGAGTGCCGGGGACGGGGCATCACCCGCCAGACCCGCGAGCTCAAAGTCCGCGTGCCGGCCGGCGTTGACGACGGCAGCCGCCTGCGCCTTCGCGGTGAGGGCGATCCCGGCCTGCACGGCGGCCCCCCGGGCGATCTCTACGTCATTCTCCATGTCGAGGTCGACAAGGTTTTCGAGCGCCAGGGGCAGGATCTCGTGTACCGCCAGGAAATCACCTTTGTGCAGGCCGCGCTCGGCCACAAGATCGAGGTGCCGACCCTGGATGGCGATGAGACCATGGAGATCCCCAAGGGCACCCAGAGCGGCGAGGTGTTTTCCCTGCGCGGCCTTGGCCTGCCCATTCCGGGATCGACCCGCAAGGGCGATCTGCTCGTCCACGTGACCGTGGTCACGCCCCGTGGGCTGACCAAGAAGCAGGAAGAGCTTTTGCGCGAATTCGAGGAACTCGACGAGCAAAAGCCTATGAAAAAAGTCAAAAGCTTCTTTCGCAAGGCCAAAGAGGCCATGGGGAACTGA
- a CDS encoding LutC/YkgG family protein, which translates to MTTPNLVEKLTAKAGLVSATVRCVASMDEAMAYVADVCVGKQACQILASGCDAPLSGTAEALCETKQDKIICAPEMPDDAMAALSAHCAERGVKLITSGMRSHLGGIDIGLTMAAAGIAETGTVVIRSTNEEVRLASMIAEIHIAVLPASTIVADSYALEPVMVDWMSRPDFTAFVTGPSRTADIERVLALGVHGPLELHILILEDK; encoded by the coding sequence ATGACCACCCCCAATCTGGTCGAAAAACTCACGGCGAAAGCCGGCCTGGTTTCGGCCACGGTACGCTGCGTCGCTTCCATGGACGAGGCCATGGCCTACGTCGCCGACGTCTGCGTCGGCAAACAGGCCTGCCAGATCCTGGCCTCGGGCTGCGACGCGCCGCTTTCCGGCACGGCCGAAGCCCTGTGCGAAACCAAGCAGGATAAAATCATCTGCGCCCCGGAAATGCCCGACGACGCCATGGCCGCCCTGTCGGCCCATTGCGCCGAGCGCGGCGTGAAGCTCATCACTTCCGGCATGCGCTCCCACCTCGGCGGCATCGACATCGGCCTGACCATGGCCGCCGCCGGCATCGCCGAGACCGGCACCGTGGTCATCCGTTCCACCAACGAGGAAGTGCGCCTGGCCAGTATGATCGCCGAGATCCACATCGCCGTGCTGCCCGCCTCGACCATCGTGGCCGACTCCTACGCCCTGGAGCCGGTCATGGTCGACTGGATGAGCCGGCCCGATTTCACCGCCTTCGTCACCGGCCCCAGCCGCACCGCCGACATCGAGCGCGTCCTGGCGCTGGGCGTGCACGGGCCGCTGGAACTGCACATCCTCATTTTGGAGGACAAATAG
- a CDS encoding DUF6785 family protein — MIAAGAIRTRGVVLGLCLGLVVCAVTPLNNLYLGATPLGGGHFPLAPFFLLAWLTLLAAGLGKLFRGRSPLSGTDLLICWMLMVVVSGVAHTGLARTFFINLTAPLHFATEGNQWQAVFGPILPKGWYPADPEAVETLYNGLPGGYTMGWGAVLAAVPWQAWAGPLATWAVFIGLCYFVLLCLTNLFAKQWVSNERMNFPMLRLPETLAQSVDGGGLGALLADRFLLCGLFLSVGLHTINGIAFYDPSVPQIPTLILAGPYFPKTGLFSGFTKLKIYFYPAFIGFAFLTARQISLSFWLFFLLGGLVYGVFDLIGQHIPAAALGVTFGPTLTSPEETQMIGAYGVFFCFLLWLARHHLLETARDALRFRFRGPDEAEWVGAPASLWGLVLGGGALVAWSASFGMPLFQATLLMGAFFMVMLVASRIICQGGIAYFTLTAAPTDGLIAFFGAGIFSRLSLLMAAVMQKMLFVDLRESLLPSLFHAAKVGERRGPKKLYLAAIVLGIAAAVAVSFLAMLAVCHKYGLRDLQVDWETQTVSTVYENVQRLIEAPTGSNAAVIGFAAAGAVVMLGLVIAYQHFYWWPIHPLGFLTMYSSAMRILWFSFFVGWLCNQLTLRYGGIALLKRVRLLFIGLILGDFLMGGIFAVIGLWTGQSYLVLPN; from the coding sequence ATGATCGCCGCCGGAGCCATTCGGACCCGGGGCGTGGTCCTGGGGCTGTGCCTGGGGCTTGTGGTCTGCGCGGTCACGCCGCTTAATAACCTCTACCTCGGAGCCACGCCCCTGGGCGGCGGCCATTTTCCCCTGGCTCCGTTTTTCCTGCTGGCCTGGCTGACTCTCCTGGCCGCCGGCTTGGGCAAGCTCTTTCGGGGCCGCTCGCCCCTTTCCGGCACGGACCTGCTCATCTGCTGGATGCTCATGGTGGTGGTTTCGGGCGTGGCCCACACCGGCCTGGCCCGCACTTTCTTTATAAACCTCACCGCGCCGCTGCATTTCGCCACCGAGGGCAACCAGTGGCAGGCGGTATTTGGGCCGATCCTGCCCAAGGGTTGGTATCCGGCCGATCCGGAAGCCGTGGAGACTCTCTATAACGGCCTACCCGGCGGCTATACCATGGGCTGGGGGGCCGTGCTGGCGGCCGTGCCCTGGCAGGCCTGGGCGGGGCCCCTGGCCACCTGGGCCGTCTTCATCGGCCTGTGCTATTTCGTGCTCCTGTGCCTGACCAACCTCTTCGCCAAACAGTGGGTCTCCAACGAGCGCATGAATTTCCCCATGCTACGCCTGCCCGAGACCCTGGCCCAGTCCGTGGACGGCGGCGGCCTGGGCGCGCTTTTGGCCGACCGGTTCCTGCTGTGCGGCCTATTTCTTAGCGTCGGCCTGCACACCATAAACGGCATCGCCTTCTACGACCCGTCCGTGCCGCAGATTCCCACGCTCATCCTGGCCGGACCGTACTTCCCCAAAACGGGCCTCTTTTCGGGCTTCACCAAGCTCAAGATCTACTTCTACCCAGCCTTCATCGGCTTCGCCTTCCTGACCGCCCGTCAGATTTCCTTGAGCTTTTGGCTGTTTTTCCTGCTCGGCGGGCTGGTCTATGGCGTGTTTGATCTCATCGGCCAGCACATTCCGGCCGCCGCCCTGGGCGTCACCTTCGGGCCGACTCTGACCTCGCCCGAAGAGACGCAAATGATCGGGGCGTACGGCGTCTTTTTCTGTTTTCTCCTGTGGCTGGCCCGCCACCATCTGCTGGAGACCGCCCGGGACGCCTTGCGTTTCCGGTTTCGCGGCCCGGACGAGGCCGAATGGGTGGGCGCGCCGGCCTCGTTGTGGGGGCTGGTGCTTGGCGGCGGGGCGCTTGTCGCCTGGAGCGCCTCGTTTGGCATGCCGCTTTTCCAGGCCACCCTGCTCATGGGCGCGTTTTTCATGGTCATGCTGGTGGCCAGCCGCATCATCTGCCAGGGCGGCATCGCCTATTTCACCCTGACCGCCGCGCCGACCGATGGCTTGATCGCCTTTTTCGGGGCCGGCATCTTCAGCCGGCTGTCGCTGCTCATGGCCGCCGTCATGCAGAAGATGCTGTTTGTCGATCTGCGCGAGTCGCTCTTGCCGTCGCTGTTCCACGCCGCCAAGGTCGGCGAGCGGCGGGGGCCGAAAAAGCTTTATCTGGCCGCCATTGTCCTTGGCATCGCCGCCGCCGTGGCCGTATCGTTTCTGGCCATGCTGGCCGTGTGCCACAAGTACGGCCTGCGCGATCTGCAAGTGGACTGGGAGACCCAGACCGTGAGCACGGTCTATGAAAACGTCCAGCGCCTCATCGAAGCGCCGACAGGCTCCAACGCGGCGGTCATCGGCTTTGCCGCCGCCGGCGCGGTCGTGATGCTGGGGCTGGTCATCGCCTACCAGCACTTCTACTGGTGGCCCATCCATCCGCTGGGCTTTCTCACCATGTACAGCTCGGCCATGCGGATCTTGTGGTTTTCTTTTTTCGTCGGCTGGCTGTGCAACCAGCTGACCTTGCGCTACGGCGGCATCGCGCTGTTAAAGCGCGTGCGGCTGCTGTTTATCGGCCTTATTCTCGGCGATTTTCTCATGGGCGGCATCTTTGCCGTCATCGGCTTGTGGACGGGACAAAGTTATCTGGTGCTGCCGAATTGA
- a CDS encoding OPT family oligopeptide transporter — protein sequence MYDDKELAEYRDLLPTPTRFEEGFDWKTIVGAVFIGFLMMPGSMYLQLVIGSGIGPAARWVTIILFAEIAKRAYTELKQQEIFLLYYMAGAAMASPFHGLLWNQYLVQSDAAKMLGLTDLIPLWVAPGPDSDSLLARTFLHRDWLVPILLLVGSQIVQRIDHFGLGYALYRVTSDVEKLPFPMAPVGALGTMALAESTEDRKTGWKWRVFSIGGMIGLAFGAIYVLFPVVSGLVFTEPVRLIPIPWADFTRNTEAWLPAVATGIQFDLGLVFTGMVLPFWAVIGGLVGLVITIVANPILYSHGILHRWRQGMGTVDTVFANNFDFYMSFGIGLGLAIGAIGIWQVIRSLRQGGVGGAAYKALFDTNKARGDINFWVSIAIYVFSTLAYIGLCLWLVPQFPWLFFVLYGFIYTPLISYITARMEGIAGQFVSLPLVREASFIAGARFFGYQGIEIWYAPIPIHNYGKATVDFREIELTGTSLRGIIKAEIVVFPVVMVASLLFSQFIWQLAPIPSASYPYAQELWHLQALNTLLMQTSTLEGNSLFFQALNGWYVTAGLGLGLVVYMLLMIFGLPVLLVYGIVRGLGQSVPHGLILEVVGALVGRYYFLKLYGARWRQYAPVLLAGFSCGMGLMGMFAMGATLILKSLGKLAY from the coding sequence ATGTACGACGACAAGGAATTAGCCGAATACCGGGACCTGCTCCCGACCCCCACGCGCTTCGAAGAGGGCTTCGACTGGAAGACCATCGTCGGCGCGGTCTTCATCGGCTTCCTCATGATGCCGGGCAGCATGTACTTGCAGCTCGTCATCGGCTCGGGCATCGGGCCGGCCGCCCGCTGGGTGACCATCATTCTCTTTGCCGAGATCGCCAAGCGCGCCTACACTGAACTCAAGCAGCAGGAAATCTTCCTGCTCTATTACATGGCCGGCGCGGCCATGGCCTCGCCGTTCCACGGGCTTTTGTGGAACCAGTACCTCGTCCAGTCCGACGCGGCCAAGATGCTGGGCCTCACCGACCTCATCCCGCTATGGGTGGCCCCGGGGCCGGACTCGGATTCGCTTTTAGCCCGCACGTTCCTGCACCGCGACTGGCTGGTGCCCATCCTGCTGCTGGTCGGCTCGCAGATCGTCCAGCGCATCGACCACTTCGGCCTGGGCTACGCTCTTTATCGCGTCACTTCCGACGTGGAAAAGCTGCCCTTTCCCATGGCCCCGGTGGGCGCGCTTGGCACCATGGCCCTGGCCGAGTCCACCGAGGACCGCAAAACCGGTTGGAAATGGCGCGTTTTTTCCATCGGCGGCATGATCGGCTTGGCCTTCGGGGCCATCTATGTGCTCTTCCCGGTGGTCTCGGGGCTGGTCTTCACCGAACCCGTGCGGCTTATTCCCATTCCCTGGGCCGATTTCACCCGCAACACCGAAGCCTGGCTGCCGGCCGTGGCCACCGGCATCCAGTTCGACCTGGGGCTGGTCTTCACCGGCATGGTGCTGCCGTTTTGGGCCGTCATCGGCGGGCTGGTGGGGCTTGTCATCACCATCGTGGCCAACCCCATCCTCTATTCCCACGGCATCCTGCACCGCTGGCGGCAGGGCATGGGCACGGTGGACACGGTGTTCGCCAACAACTTCGATTTCTACATGTCCTTCGGCATCGGCCTGGGGCTGGCCATCGGCGCCATCGGCATCTGGCAGGTGATCAGGTCCCTGCGCCAGGGAGGCGTCGGGGGCGCGGCCTACAAGGCGCTTTTTGACACCAACAAGGCCCGGGGCGACATCAACTTCTGGGTCTCCATCGCCATCTACGTCTTCTCCACCCTGGCCTACATCGGGCTGTGCCTGTGGCTGGTGCCCCAGTTCCCGTGGCTGTTCTTCGTCCTGTACGGCTTCATCTACACGCCGCTTATTTCCTATATCACCGCCCGCATGGAAGGCATCGCCGGCCAATTCGTGAGCCTGCCCTTGGTGCGCGAGGCCAGCTTCATCGCCGGGGCGCGCTTTTTCGGCTACCAGGGCATCGAAATCTGGTACGCGCCCATCCCCATCCACAACTACGGCAAGGCGACGGTGGATTTCCGCGAGATCGAACTCACCGGCACCAGCCTTCGCGGCATCATCAAGGCCGAGATCGTGGTCTTTCCGGTGGTCATGGTGGCCAGCCTGCTGTTTTCCCAGTTCATCTGGCAGCTGGCTCCCATCCCCTCGGCCAGCTACCCCTATGCCCAGGAGTTGTGGCATCTTCAGGCGCTCAACACGCTGCTCATGCAGACCTCGACCCTGGAGGGCAATTCGCTGTTCTTCCAGGCCCTAAACGGCTGGTACGTCACCGCCGGCCTGGGGCTGGGGCTTGTCGTCTATATGCTGCTTATGATCTTCGGGCTGCCGGTGCTGCTGGTCTACGGCATCGTGCGGGGCCTGGGGCAAAGCGTGCCCCACGGGCTTATTTTGGAAGTGGTGGGGGCGCTGGTGGGGCGGTACTATTTTCTCAAGCTCTACGGCGCGCGCTGGCGGCAATACGCCCCCGTGCTCCTGGCCGGCTTTTCCTGCGGCATGGGGCTCATGGGCATGTTCGCCATGGGCGCGACGCTGATCCTCAAGTCGCTGGGGAAACTGGCCTATTAG